From Geomonas agri, one genomic window encodes:
- a CDS encoding transglutaminase-like domain-containing protein has product MTFAININSPQQVQDVKMWFPYPTSDLNQKIENLHFDGNYSTFTLSREPQSGALYLFTEWRGPQKDRHLTVTFDATAQERKVTRLVEQTTPIPPEVAKYVKAEFWIPSNEKKVKALAHRITAGKKGILKKSRAIYDWVVDNTKRDPKVPGCGVGNVQATLAARSGKCADISTLYVALARAAGVPAREVFGLRLGRPGQTDISNGHHCWAEFYLPGTGWVPVDPADVTKAVLEKQLTPAAAKPYREYYFGAVDEFRIVLQKGGRGIVFNEGNKEKVNYFMYPYAEVDGKSLDYCRPDSFAYTVSFRER; this is encoded by the coding sequence GTGACCTTTGCCATAAACATCAACTCCCCCCAGCAGGTTCAGGACGTCAAGATGTGGTTCCCCTACCCCACCTCAGACCTCAACCAGAAGATCGAGAACCTCCATTTCGACGGCAACTATTCCACCTTCACGCTTTCGCGTGAACCACAAAGCGGTGCACTGTACCTGTTCACCGAGTGGCGCGGTCCTCAAAAGGACCGTCACCTGACCGTCACCTTCGACGCCACCGCCCAGGAGCGCAAGGTAACCAGACTGGTCGAGCAGACAACACCCATCCCGCCCGAAGTCGCCAAGTACGTGAAAGCGGAATTCTGGATTCCGTCGAACGAGAAGAAAGTGAAGGCATTGGCGCACCGCATCACCGCCGGCAAGAAAGGCATCCTCAAGAAATCGCGCGCCATCTACGACTGGGTGGTCGACAACACCAAGCGGGATCCCAAGGTGCCGGGTTGCGGCGTTGGTAACGTCCAGGCCACCCTGGCCGCCCGTAGCGGCAAGTGCGCCGACATCAGCACCCTTTACGTGGCGCTGGCCCGCGCCGCCGGTGTCCCCGCCCGGGAAGTCTTCGGGTTGAGGCTTGGGCGCCCGGGACAGACCGACATATCAAACGGCCACCACTGCTGGGCCGAGTTCTACCTCCCCGGGACCGGGTGGGTGCCGGTGGACCCTGCCGACGTCACCAAGGCGGTCCTCGAAAAGCAGCTCACTCCGGCAGCCGCCAAACCGTACCGGGAGTACTACTTCGGTGCGGTCGACGAATTCCGTATCGTGCTGCAAAAAGGAGGGCGCGGCATCGTCTTCAACGAGGGGAACAAGGAGAAGGTGAACTACTTCATGTACCCCTACGCGGAGGTCGACGGCAAGAGCCTCGACTACTGCCGCCCTGACAGCTTCGCCTACACCGTGTCCTTCCGGGAACGCTGA
- a CDS encoding ATP-binding protein, which translates to MRLSLNISINLILLVVILALGSTISFFFVSQQRATLRNDLEHRVEMVGRQVTGEVYAPLQKGDLGHVGHILEAATADPEVAFVMVKSLDGEVLAARWMNEVTGGVKEYDFPVRARSKESVARSERTFGTITSVAGGGPIAVVAVGVDLNPLTKTERALVIRTAMAVVLGSVIALTLGLAIVRRLLNRSITPLLDGIRTITSGDFSSRVQPDPHREIAEIGAAFNEMAERFSTTLISKHELEETVTKRTAQLQRALEEQIRVREALAEREEHIRLLFNSTAEAIFAINRDGTCTFCNPACVRVLGYDAPDEIVGNHMHSFLGHTASDGTVIEEQDCPICLTLSAGHGSHNVNEIFRQKDGAAIPVEYWSHPILRDGKLVGCVVTFLDITQRNMLERQLLQAQKLEGIGVLAGGIAHDFNNLLTAIIGGAEIALMDIPPDSKGAKAIHGVLDAATRAADLTRQILAFSRKQVLTMKELNLNDEVLSQSKMLRRLISEDLKFQVNLTPEELCIRADPAQLQQVLLNLAVNARDAMSPGGGITIETTAVVLQRSDRWLEEGMAPGRYAVISVSDTGAGMDEETRSRIFEPFFTTKAPGEGTGLGLSTVHGVVKQHQGSISVYSELGKGTTFRIYLPCVQRSEAVQAVPEPVPVPRGAGNILVVEDEKAVRDFLESALEDNGFTVTSVGSAAEAIEACDATRYDLMVSDVVMPGMSGPDLYQVLKERQPQLKVMFISGYPAKSISLQDMLKWDAPFLAKPFSAKVFLAKTHELMNSAAPAGHAP; encoded by the coding sequence ATGCGCCTGAGCCTCAACATCTCCATCAACCTGATACTTCTGGTCGTCATACTGGCGCTGGGCAGCACCATCAGCTTTTTCTTCGTTTCTCAGCAGAGGGCGACCCTCCGCAATGACCTGGAGCACCGGGTGGAGATGGTTGGGCGCCAGGTGACCGGCGAGGTCTACGCCCCGCTGCAAAAGGGCGATCTGGGGCACGTCGGACACATCCTCGAGGCAGCCACCGCTGACCCGGAAGTCGCTTTCGTGATGGTGAAGTCCCTGGACGGGGAGGTGCTGGCGGCACGTTGGATGAACGAGGTAACCGGAGGCGTGAAGGAATACGACTTCCCCGTACGCGCCCGGTCCAAGGAAAGCGTCGCCCGAAGCGAGAGGACCTTCGGCACCATAACCTCCGTTGCCGGCGGGGGCCCGATCGCCGTGGTCGCTGTAGGCGTCGATCTGAACCCTCTCACCAAAACTGAGCGGGCACTGGTTATCCGGACCGCGATGGCGGTGGTACTGGGATCGGTCATCGCACTGACCCTTGGCCTCGCCATCGTGCGCAGGCTGCTCAACCGCTCCATCACTCCTTTGCTCGACGGCATCCGCACCATTACGTCAGGGGATTTCTCCAGCAGGGTCCAACCCGACCCACACCGGGAGATCGCGGAAATCGGCGCTGCTTTCAACGAAATGGCAGAACGTTTTTCGACCACGCTCATCTCAAAGCACGAACTCGAGGAGACCGTCACCAAACGCACCGCACAACTGCAGCGGGCCCTGGAGGAGCAGATCCGGGTGCGCGAGGCACTGGCCGAACGAGAAGAACACATCCGTCTACTCTTCAATTCCACGGCGGAAGCCATCTTCGCCATCAACCGCGATGGAACCTGCACCTTCTGCAACCCCGCCTGTGTCAGGGTACTGGGGTACGACGCCCCCGACGAAATCGTCGGCAATCACATGCACAGCTTCCTTGGGCACACCGCTTCGGATGGAACCGTCATTGAAGAACAGGATTGTCCTATCTGCCTGACACTCTCAGCCGGCCACGGCAGCCACAACGTCAACGAAATTTTCCGGCAGAAGGACGGTGCGGCCATCCCCGTCGAGTACTGGTCCCACCCCATTCTGCGGGACGGCAAGCTGGTCGGCTGCGTAGTCACCTTCCTCGATATCACCCAGCGCAACATGCTCGAGAGACAGCTGCTCCAGGCGCAGAAGCTTGAGGGAATCGGGGTGCTGGCGGGAGGAATCGCTCACGACTTCAACAACCTGCTCACCGCCATCATCGGCGGGGCCGAAATAGCACTCATGGACATCCCTCCTGACAGTAAGGGGGCCAAGGCGATCCACGGTGTCCTCGACGCAGCCACCCGTGCCGCCGATCTCACCCGGCAGATCCTCGCCTTCAGCCGGAAACAGGTCCTCACCATGAAGGAGCTGAACCTGAACGACGAGGTACTGTCACAATCCAAGATGCTGCGCCGCCTGATCAGCGAAGACCTCAAGTTCCAGGTGAACCTTACTCCCGAAGAGCTCTGCATAAGGGCCGACCCGGCACAGTTACAGCAGGTCCTTTTGAATCTCGCGGTCAATGCGCGCGATGCCATGTCACCCGGAGGGGGCATCACCATCGAGACCACCGCGGTGGTCCTGCAGCGCTCGGACCGTTGGCTGGAGGAGGGCATGGCGCCGGGCAGGTATGCCGTGATCTCGGTCAGCGACACCGGTGCGGGAATGGACGAGGAAACGAGGTCCCGCATCTTCGAGCCTTTCTTCACCACCAAGGCGCCCGGCGAGGGGACCGGGCTCGGCCTCTCCACCGTTCACGGCGTGGTCAAGCAACACCAGGGAAGCATCTCGGTGTACAGCGAGCTGGGCAAGGGAACCACCTTCCGCATCTACCTTCCCTGCGTCCAGAGGAGTGAGGCTGTGCAGGCCGTTCCTGAACCGGTGCCCGTTCCGCGCGGAGCAGGGAACATCCTGGTGGTCGAGGATGAAAAAGCGGTGCGCGACTTCCTGGAGAGTGCGCTCGAGGATAACGGCTTCACCGTGACCAGCGTGGGGAGCGCCGCGGAGGCGATCGAGGCGTGTGACGCAACACGTTACGACCTGATGGTGTCCGACGTGGTCATGCCGGGGATGAGCGGCCCGGACCTGTACCAGGTGCTCAAAGAGCGACAGCCGCAGCTCAAAGTGATGTTCATCTCGGGGTACCCCGCCAAATCGATTTCGTTGCAGGACATGCTCAAGTGGGATGCCCCCTTCCTCGCCAAGCCCTTCTCCGCCAAGGTATTCCTCGCCAAGACCCACGAGCTCATGAACTCCGCTGCGCCAGCCGGGCATGCCCCTTGA
- the ruvB gene encoding Holliday junction branch migration DNA helicase RuvB: MTRFISAERSEDDLLEASLRPRALADYVGQEKAKGNLGLFIDAARGRGEALDHVLLYGPPGLGKTTLANIIACEMGVNIKSTSGPVIERPGDLAAILTNLEPHDVLFIDEIHRLSHVVEEILYPAMEDFQLDIIIGQGPSARTIKLDLPKFTLVGATTRAGLLSSPLRDRFGVISRLEFYTHDELAFIITRSARIFGMEIAPDGALELARRSRGTPRIANRLLRRVRDFAQVRADGVITREVADQALALLEIDDMGFDTMDRAILLTIIDKFGGGPVGLDTIAAAISEESDTIEDVYEPFLIQNGFLNRTPRGRVATAAAYSHFGRIAPEPPQGRLF; encoded by the coding sequence ATGACCCGCTTTATCAGCGCCGAGAGATCCGAAGACGACCTCCTTGAAGCATCGCTGCGCCCCCGGGCGCTGGCGGACTACGTGGGACAGGAAAAGGCCAAGGGGAACCTCGGGCTCTTCATCGATGCCGCGCGCGGCAGGGGCGAGGCGCTGGACCACGTGCTGCTGTACGGCCCCCCCGGCCTCGGCAAGACCACCCTGGCCAACATCATCGCCTGCGAGATGGGCGTGAACATCAAGTCCACCTCGGGCCCGGTGATCGAGCGCCCTGGAGACCTGGCCGCCATCCTCACCAACCTCGAGCCGCACGACGTCCTCTTCATCGACGAGATCCACCGTCTCTCCCACGTGGTCGAGGAGATCCTCTACCCCGCCATGGAGGACTTCCAGCTCGATATCATCATCGGCCAGGGGCCGAGCGCGCGCACCATCAAGCTCGACCTCCCCAAGTTCACCCTGGTCGGCGCCACCACCCGCGCCGGGCTGCTCTCCTCGCCCCTGAGGGACCGCTTCGGCGTCATTTCCCGGCTGGAGTTCTACACCCACGACGAGCTTGCCTTCATCATCACCCGCTCCGCGCGCATCTTCGGGATGGAGATCGCGCCGGACGGCGCGCTGGAACTTGCGCGCAGAAGCCGCGGCACGCCGAGGATCGCCAACCGCCTGCTACGCCGCGTGCGCGACTTCGCCCAGGTGCGCGCCGACGGCGTGATCACCCGCGAGGTTGCGGACCAGGCGCTGGCGCTTTTAGAGATCGACGACATGGGCTTCGACACCATGGACCGCGCCATCCTGCTGACCATCATCGACAAGTTCGGGGGGGGACCGGTGGGGCTGGACACCATCGCGGCCGCCATCAGCGAGGAGAGCGACACCATCGAGGATGTCTACGAGCCCTTCCTGATCCAGAACGGTTTCCTGAACCGCACCCCCAGGGGACGCGTGGCCACCGCCGCGGCCTACAGCCATTTCGGCAGGATCGCTCCCGAGCCGCCGCAGGGAAGGTTGTTCTAG
- a CDS encoding DnaA/Hda family protein, which produces MQLIFDFPVVPRFCFENFVVCGGNKTAYQFAQRLASGSDAENLLYIYGPEGSGKTHLLTALSSAIDGRYFSFRDADALYGTSYGSEGPSRLAEYFAGAKALILDDLNLLPDRQELRVELWELFNAFYSAGKKIAISGLTPPKELPHLDGHLTSRLLWGLVARMDVSDDESRRMILKKLAEDRQMTLPDDVIDEMLLKVRRDIPSLVYALETINRTAIATKRKVSLRLAKEIFKSS; this is translated from the coding sequence ATGCAGCTGATCTTCGATTTCCCGGTCGTGCCACGCTTTTGCTTCGAGAACTTCGTGGTCTGCGGCGGCAACAAGACCGCCTACCAGTTCGCCCAGAGGCTTGCCAGCGGCTCCGACGCGGAAAATCTCCTCTACATCTACGGCCCTGAAGGTTCCGGCAAGACCCACCTCTTGACCGCCCTTTCCAGCGCTATCGACGGCAGGTACTTCTCCTTCCGCGACGCCGATGCCCTGTACGGCACCAGCTACGGCAGCGAAGGCCCCTCGCGCCTTGCCGAGTACTTCGCCGGTGCCAAGGCACTCATCCTTGACGACCTGAACCTGCTACCGGACCGCCAGGAGTTGCGGGTTGAGCTTTGGGAACTATTCAACGCCTTCTACAGCGCCGGCAAGAAGATCGCCATCTCCGGTCTCACACCACCGAAAGAACTGCCCCACCTGGACGGGCACCTGACCAGCCGGCTGTTGTGGGGGCTGGTGGCGCGCATGGACGTCTCCGACGACGAGTCCCGGCGCATGATCCTGAAGAAGCTTGCCGAAGACCGGCAGATGACACTGCCCGACGACGTGATCGACGAGATGCTGTTGAAGGTTCGGCGCGACATCCCATCCCTGGTCTACGCGCTGGAGACCATCAACCGCACCGCCATCGCCACCAAGAGGAAGGTGAGCTTGAGACTGGCAAAAGAGATCTTCAAAAGTAGTTGA
- a CDS encoding ABC-F family ATP-binding cassette domain-containing protein, with translation MNVVDITGLSKSFGPRVLMDGVTFAVGEDERVGLIGANGAGKSTLLTILAGAEDRDGGSIAMKRGASVGYLSQEPVLDDSATVAAEIESGLTAIRAAMASFNELSEKMAANPPDMDRLLARQGELSVWIEHHGGWNTDHRVLEMMTHLQLPDPNQIIGTLSGGTKRRVALAKLLLQAPELLLLDEPTNHLDADTTQWLQEHLKAYPGAVMLITHDRYFLDQVVTRMLELERGALISYQGGYSTYLTLREERLMNEASRRSRLLNLLRIETDWIRRGPPARSTKQKARIDRYNALEESLSGPARRDLKIGFNTEEGLGGTILELDGVVKGYGERTLVNRLSFGMKRGDRIGVIGPNGCGKTTLIRMIMGEEEPDQGKVVVGKKTKISYFDQLREVLDPTQTIYDFFGEGDYVTTANGEKRHKIGYLEDFLFSGEDRRRPVGSLSGGEKSRLILARLMLQDSNLLVLDEPTNDLDIPTLQLLDASISAFPGCVLMVTHDRFFLDKVATGVLAFEGDGKVVFYEGNYTNYRERKEAARVEAAAQRVEKKEAQAAKVEKPKKGLTYAERIELEKLEGSIEVLEQEFARVQELLGDPASYDTVAGGIAAITADYGRLEAELAAAYGRWEELETKKGG, from the coding sequence ATGAACGTTGTAGATATCACCGGGCTTTCCAAGAGCTTTGGCCCGCGTGTTTTGATGGACGGCGTTACCTTCGCGGTGGGGGAGGACGAGCGGGTGGGGTTGATCGGTGCCAACGGCGCCGGTAAGTCGACGCTGCTCACCATCCTTGCCGGGGCCGAGGACCGCGACGGTGGCTCCATTGCCATGAAACGCGGGGCCTCCGTGGGCTACCTGAGCCAGGAGCCGGTGCTCGATGACAGCGCCACTGTTGCAGCCGAGATCGAGAGCGGCCTCACCGCCATTCGCGCCGCCATGGCGAGCTTCAACGAGCTCTCCGAAAAGATGGCGGCCAACCCTCCCGACATGGACCGGCTGCTCGCCCGCCAGGGGGAACTCTCGGTCTGGATCGAGCACCACGGCGGCTGGAACACCGACCACCGCGTCCTGGAGATGATGACCCACCTGCAGCTTCCCGACCCCAACCAGATCATTGGCACCCTTTCCGGCGGCACCAAACGCCGCGTGGCACTGGCCAAGCTCTTGCTGCAGGCGCCGGAGTTGCTGCTCCTGGACGAGCCGACCAACCACCTGGACGCCGACACCACGCAATGGCTCCAGGAGCACCTGAAGGCGTATCCCGGTGCGGTCATGCTGATCACCCACGACCGCTACTTCCTGGACCAGGTGGTGACCCGGATGCTGGAACTCGAGCGCGGCGCCCTCATCTCCTACCAGGGGGGATACTCCACCTATCTTACCTTGAGGGAAGAACGGCTCATGAACGAGGCGAGCCGCCGCTCGCGCCTTTTGAACCTGTTGCGCATCGAGACTGACTGGATCCGGCGCGGCCCCCCGGCGCGCTCCACAAAGCAGAAGGCGCGAATCGACCGCTACAACGCCCTGGAAGAGAGCCTCTCCGGCCCGGCGCGCCGCGACCTGAAGATCGGCTTCAACACCGAGGAGGGGCTGGGCGGGACCATCCTGGAACTGGACGGCGTCGTCAAGGGGTACGGCGAGCGGACGCTGGTGAACCGTCTCAGCTTCGGTATGAAGCGCGGGGACCGCATCGGCGTGATCGGCCCCAACGGCTGCGGCAAGACCACCCTGATCCGGATGATCATGGGGGAGGAGGAGCCCGACCAGGGGAAGGTCGTGGTCGGCAAGAAGACCAAGATCTCCTACTTCGACCAGCTGCGCGAGGTGCTCGATCCCACCCAGACTATCTACGACTTCTTCGGCGAAGGGGACTATGTGACCACCGCCAACGGGGAGAAGCGGCACAAGATCGGTTACCTCGAGGATTTCCTGTTCTCCGGCGAGGACCGCAGACGCCCGGTGGGAAGTCTCTCCGGCGGCGAGAAGAGCCGGCTTATCCTGGCGAGACTCATGCTGCAGGATTCCAACCTGCTGGTGTTGGACGAGCCGACCAACGATCTAGACATCCCGACCCTGCAGCTTTTGGACGCCTCGATCTCCGCCTTTCCCGGCTGCGTCCTCATGGTAACCCATGACCGCTTCTTCCTGGACAAGGTGGCGACCGGCGTGTTGGCCTTCGAAGGTGATGGCAAGGTGGTCTTCTACGAGGGGAACTACACCAACTACCGGGAGCGCAAGGAGGCGGCCCGTGTTGAGGCGGCCGCACAGCGGGTCGAGAAGAAGGAGGCCCAGGCGGCCAAGGTGGAGAAGCCCAAGAAGGGGCTCACCTACGCCGAGCGCATCGAGTTGGAAAAGCTGGAGGGGAGCATCGAGGTGCTGGAGCAGGAATTCGCCCGGGTGCAGGAACTCTTGGGGGATCCTGCCAGCTACGACACGGTGGCGGGTGGCATAGCCGCCATCACCGCCGATTACGGCAGGCTCGAGGCGGAACTCGCCGCGGCGTACGGACGGTGGGAGGAGTTGGAGACGAAGAAGGGCGGCTGA